TTCACACAGACGACACCAATTTATTTCCACCTGAGATCGTCGAAAGATTGTAATGaaggtaaatattatttttattattacttgCAAAAAAAAGAGTGTAGACTGTTACACTTCCCTTCCTTCGATTTTCTGTATTTGATTTCCTTTTTCCATGGTTCCAGGAGAGGTTTATAGTGGATTGCCAATCAATACGATCTGAGGGATCgtgagtcttggagtaagagtcgtcgaagGATTCAAACCAAATAACTCCTCGTGtacttgtgtttttttttattctatttcaTTTTACTTTGCTGCATACTTAAtctttaatttagaaaaaaaagaaaatttttttaacacaTGATTTACCCCTCCCCTCTCACGTGCCATCGATCATACAGATACAACGTCCAATTAATGAGGAGAGAATATCATTTCAATAGTATTATAAAAGGAGCCCATATCCATGGACAAAGGTACATATACGTGCGCGCACAAACACATTCTTCATCTATtgttcttcttctccattttttcTCGTCAAGCGGCAGAGTGGCTAAGTCAGAGCAACCCTTGGCCTTCATTCTAGCCCTCCTTTCCTCTCATTTTCCCCCTCTCAGGACTGACGAACATCTTTGGCAATTCTATTCCTCCACTTGGTGATCGATGACCTAGTCAACATTAGAAACAGCTCACTAGTGGCTCGTTCATGGGCGATCTCAGACAAGAACCAATTAGCTATATTAAATATAGTAACCAGAGGAATAATCTCATTTTGACAAAGTAAAATCAAGACTTTACCCTGGTGGAGTCATCACCACTAAATGGACCAAGCATTAGAGAGATTTCCACTTTGATTCCATCACCAGTGAGATTGCGAATGAATGAGTTACCGGTGAACTATTTTTGATGTTGACTGGGTCACCATTCACCAAGTGGAGGAATGAAATCATTAATGTTGTTCGTCGGTCCTGAGAGGGAGAAAACAATAGGAAAGGAGGGTTAGAATGGAGGCCAAGGAGTTGCCCTGGCTCAGCCACTCCGACCCTCAAGTAAGATTTCTAGTGAgagaaaatggagaagatgaacagtaaatgAAGAGTGTGTATATATGTATATGTGTACCTTTGCCCAATGATATGGACTCCTTTTACAATACTACTAAAATAATATTCTCTCCTCATTAATTAGGCGTCGTGCCATAATAGGAAAATGTCTAATAGTCATATTTTCCTGTATTGTACAGTCACATTGCCCATATTCTGTATCTCTATAATTATACAGCCTCGTGTGTCCTGACACCTCACGTGTGATCGCATGTGTTACGTTAATCCTAGTATTGGCACAAGCCCATAAGATATAGAATCAATTGGGCCAAAAGATCAGACCCATTAAGTAAAGAATGACTAAGTTAAGTCAATATGGAGGAGCCAAATGACATGAGTGTATCAGATTGGGAGTAGCCGAATGACGTGGGGTTGTCAGATTGATAAAATTGAGCAAGGTGTTGAATCTGTGGGGCCTTATGGAGCCGAATAGGCTATTGCAAGTTGTTGGGGGAGCTGAGCCCCTAGAGTAGGGTAGACCGACTGGAGGGATCGAGGAGTAGAGCTGACTAAGTGGAGCATGTTGTCGAGAGAGCTGAGCCCTGGAGTCAGGTAGATCGATTAGAGATATCAGGGAGTAGAGTTGACTGAGTGAATCAGATTGTCGGAAAAGCTAAGCCCTTGGAATCAAGCGGACCTACTAGAGAAATCAGGGAGTAGAGCTAACTGAGCGGAGCAGGTTATCGGTGGAGTCGAGCCCTTGGAATCAGATTGTACGAAATAGGTTGTTAGGGGAGCTAAGACTCTAGAGTCGGGCATGCCGACTAGCCACCCTTCTTGTCTTGGGTAGCCCGAGTAAGGGTGACCGGATTTACTCATCAAAACTTTAACCTCTATCTCAATAGAACTATTGACCTTCTCTCAGTATATATGAAAACTCCTTATTTACTCTCTGTATTATTAAGTTTATAGTTTCAAACTTTCAATCTTAATCTAAGTTCAAAGAAGATTTTAAATAGAttttgttggaatcccaaggttgttttgatgtaatcaacaaagttaagttaggtcctgtggtgttttaaccttgtgtataagtgtgcaggagcttaggagcacagggagttgagcaaaagacgcagctagctagaaggaaggcacgggagagagccgacgggctcggtacgtccgagggacgaggtgctacggaagagtacgcgggcggacgagaaggaagcgcgcggcgtttccgagggacgagaaaccggagcggaaggttgctcgagaagaccgaaattgggttcaggtgagtcttatttcggttggctgaaatcacccaagcgagtggagccggaacggaagacccggaccgaggcgagcaacacCGGAGCAGAGAGCCCGGACGAAAAGTCAACTAAGTTAACTTTAGTGGTCGGACACCCGgacccattccgagcgcccggagcgaTTCCGGGTGTCCGGAACCTGATTTTCACTGGATTGTGTTTGACCATGATCCGTTAcgaaagggataaaattttatccccctccaggtgcttggaaccctccaggcgccccaaccaaggctataaatacaaccttggtccaaaagctttttaaaaatagaacaagaattagcaatacaacacttgtgagctttcatttttagtttagctTTGCTTTTTgcactttcactgctgtaagaggcttctccacctgaaggagatgtTTTTAGTGTGCGATTcatttcttggattaataatcttcccggttgtaaccaagtcaagtccgTGAGcatcttcttttaatttattgctttcaattttatgcaagtgtttaagttataagttcgagaaatgtattttgtgtttgtgtgtttttagggctattcaacccccttctaaccggccaatacggtccaacaagtggtatcagagccaagacgcttctggaggactaaccgccgattgaagcaCCGAATCAATGGCCAGACCAAACATAtacccgccgaaattcgaaggggaattcgctagctggaaaaagcgaatgtaggtattttttttaaaatcgactttgaattatttttaataatgaagttcagtTTTATAGCACTCGAAGGTAAGGAGGAATACTAGTGGACAAAAAATGAGcaggtcgactacgtggcaaacaacaaagcagagtttcatctgttaagcgtccttccgccacaagaagtcaaccggatcggcacctacaactcagcaaaggaactttgggagaagttctttgagctacacgaagggacgtccgaagtcaAGCTCGCGAGATGGGATTTACTTtgtaaccagctcaccaacctacaATTCGGAGAGGACGAAACCATTGCACATctccactcgaggattaaggagctcatcaccggactcttgaatctcagagaaaagataagtaaccgagattcgctaaggtacgctcttaatgtctTCCCTAGGAacacaaaatgggcatcactagtaaatgcattttatatatctaaggacttagaaaatatttccttagaagaattattttttacatttgaagtgcatgaatcgagatgtgcatgTACGAAGGAGACGAAGCACAACGTCGCCCTTAAAGCATCGAGAGACAAACctgagtcttctctcgacgatgaggaactggtaatgatggtaaggcgctttaagaaattatgtaaatctagaaaaactaatcaTCCGTAgcgtagaaagaaaaggacgatccgatactacaactgcaacgaagaagggcacgtcaaggataaCTACCCCAAGCTAAgaaacaaggacaaaggaaagaagtctgtCGAACCGAACAAAttcaagacactaaaagcgacgtgggatgatataTGTCatctgaatcggaagtcgaggttttttctggacttgcattaatggcagtCATCATgacgaggactacgattcaagctcgtccgaaatgagcatcgatgaagggggagctatgtaggaagaaagcagcagttcaggtggagacacggataacgagatcgacaaggtaagtcaggtacgatctcttcctaccgataaattatttaagtttgttaaattattaactaaagattgctacaaatttgaaaaagagattaaaaaatttaaaattaattctagctaaatcttgcccattagaagagttagacaaagtaaaattagaaaatgaaaatttgaaaagacaagtagataacttgaaaaatcatacatgttcatcaaatacaagctttagaaaattcactaatttaaattggtattatagatgtcacaagggacaacttaggaatatttcaaaaaggtatgtccctaagaaattcttagttaatccagttggctggaacctatattgggttccaaagtcttgtttaaactaaattttaattagacttagagcttttagcaagaaaattaaacagctaatttctttatgagactttgtctaagaaagtggttgttgctccaataactaagaatgcctagtgcctcgccactgcttggaagccaaaatattgaaataaaatgtttaattaacttattgataaagtattaaaattggaattagataatgttttttaaaaaaaatctatccgtagaattttttttttgcttaaaatttttacttagaaaatattttctctgcttgaaattttcttatacttagaattttttttatctaaaaagtattgaaataagtttcaaaattttcaaagttttcaaaattattacccttAAATTTTCTCTTGGTGCCccattttttatgtaatcaaagggggagaaggaaaaggttaagtctagggggaggtagattacaattttttattttatttttgtactttattgtaatattatttgttttacttttatgtttatttaccctaacttaacttaggttgctcacatcaaaaaaggggagattgttgaaatcccaaggttattttgatgtgatcaacaaagttaaattaggtcctgtggtgttttaacctcgtgtctaaatgtgcaggagctcaggagtacagggagtcgagcaaaagacacagctagcgagaaggatggcacaggagagagccgacgggttcggtgcgtccgagggacgaggtgctgcggaagagtacgcgggcggacgagaacgAAGCGCACGgtatttctgagggatgagaagccggagcggaaggttgctcgagaagaccgaaattgggttcgggtgagtcttatttcgattggctgaaatcacccaagcgagcagagccggagcggaagacccggactaagGCAAGCAACACCGAAGCAGAGGGCCGGGACCAAAagtaaatacaaccttggtctagaaactttttaaaaacaaaacaagaattagcaatacaacacttgtgagcttccatttctagtttagcttctctttttgcgctttcactgttgtaagagatttctccgcCCGAAAGAGATCTTTTTAGTGTGCGATTcgttccttggattaacaacctccccagttgtaaccaagtcaagtctgtgaacctcttcttttagtttattatttttaattttatgtaagtgcttaagttataagttcgagaaaggtatttTATGTTTGTGTTTTTTTAAGGCTATTCAACCCTCTTTCTATCCGACAAACGCAGTCCAACAGATTTGTGTAATTATAGTAATGGAAAAAATAGAGGAAAAGGGCATAAAGTTAATgcattctatttcttttatatatcaaaaaatattcaaTAGAATAAATAAGAGAATCATAATTCAAATTTTAACAAGACAAATGCAGTTAAATTTCTCAATAAAAGTAAATTGTGTTCTAAATTTATccaataaattaattaagaagGAAATtcgtttattttaaaattatttaagcaAAGTTCTAATACTTAAAGTGATCAACCTCTATAAATTTTCATTAAGTCAATAAAGTCCGATACAATAATGAATATGGTCCCCAAAATCATGAAAATCGATTGACATTGAAGTTAAGGTCAAACAGTCAAAGTTTGCCGAGTAGATCATCGGAGCCGATCGGATGGATGATAGCTCTATGCAGTATAGATGATCTGGTGACATCTCGGTCAATCGACTTCGGGTCTAGCCTATAGTAAGACCCAAATAcatattttattgtatttttttaaaaatttgtacgGCCAACAATAAAGAATGTTTATCAAGTTAATAATACTTTCGAAGCTTTTAGTATGTCATGTCAAAAATTTATATTATCGCTTAAGGAAAAatgttaaaagtattttttaatttatcttttctTAGGATACTTTTGAAAATGTACATCTGTTATGGGATGCGTGtacaaatattataataatactATAAAAATAGATGTCCATCCATAGATGAAGATATACGATATTTCACTATTTTACATATTCTTTTCTACTATTCATTACTAATATTTTTATAACTAGAAACTGATTAAAACATTGAAAGGTTAATATCAAAACCTCTTCCCTAACGTGACACTAACTCTCCTGATTTTATTAGACAATGATGAATCTTTTTCCAATTAATCATAAAGTCACGTGTCCAACTGATCATCTTTTCACTTTATGAGAAACAATATCTTCTTATTAAGCAGTAGAGCTACTTTAGGCCGTATGCGGTGTGCCCCCTCATTGAGATGGCATAAAATAAGTAATTCATTACCGATTGACTAAACCAAGTAGATATTTATTAAACATTTATTAATATCTTAATAAAATAGATATTATCATGGATTTATTTAATTCAATGGGTATAGTTACCAATCCATATACCGCACGCAGCCACGTAATCGGTGTGATTCCCCGTCACACCCCGGTCGGTGCTCACCCGTACGAACGCGCTAATGCCAGCTCACCACCCACCGCCACGCCCCCGTGTCCCGGCCGTACCGGATATCTGTGGCCCACTACCGTTACCCCCACCACCTATCAAATGACCAAAATAGCCCTCCACGCCACCCAAGCGTGTCAACACGCATCGCCTTGCGTGCGGCGTAGCAAtcatttttattgttttattccatgcaaaaaaaaaaatgtaatattaTCTAATTATTAAAATTCTATCGGCGTGGAAATCCTCTTAAAATTGCATCGGATAAGTGTTATCGCCAATGGTAACACCAAGAAAGGGATTTACAAGCGTCAAAAACTGATATATTTATTAAAACGGACGTCTCTGATGATGTCTATTTTGGTCAGTTGGGTTTTACTTGACGCCATAAATAAGGTAGCGTGCCACTGGGGCCCTTCCTGGAGCTCCACGTGACTCGACACGGCAGGAACGGCTTCACAGTTGCCGTACCAGTGGGTCTACGGAAAGGTACAGATCGGAGTCCCGTAGGTCAACCTCGGGCCTGGTGCGCATTTTGAAGCGATGTTAACCGTCTGATAGTGAGATCGTTAGGGAACACCCGTTGGATATTTGTTTGCTGTTTGAGAAGAAACGGGGATCGAGCAGTGTGGCTGTCAGGTACTCTTTCCGTAGTCCCTTTCATGccaatttttacaaaaataaattgaatttaaaaaattgttATTGTGGGAATTATATTTGTCGAAAAGCGATATAAATCGACGTGGAGAAGCCCTCGTTGTGCTCTCGTGCTCACAGCGCGCTCGGTTCCCGAACCCTAGACGATTCGAGCATTTTTCTTGCGTCGATCTGCGCGGATTGTGATCCTTGCGGGTGGATGAAGCGGCAGATCCGTCGGGGCTCGAGGGTGGCGGACGCTTCCGACTGCCGGCCGCCGTTCGCCGCGAGGACGCCGCGGCGGCGGCGGGTCCCGTGGGGGCACGTGCCGGTGCAAGTAGGCGAGGAGATGGAGCGGTTCGCGGTGCGGGCGGAGCTGCTCGGCCGACCGGCCTTCGTCGAGCTTCTCCGCCGCTCCGCCCAGGAGTACGGCTACGGGCAGGGCGGCGTGCTGCGGATCCCCTGCCCGGTACCGCTCTTCCGCCGCCTCCTTCTCCTCCTATCCTCTTCCTCCGCCGCGGCCTCGGACGACGATCCTGCCCTCGAAGAGCTTTTCCGTGCGCTCCCGGCCGACGGCGACTAGTTCTCCCCTGCTCTGCCTACCATTTAATCTGAAGGCAGAGGAGGACGGCATTGTAAACTTTCCTTGCTCTCTGTTTTTTTAACCTCCTTTCGATGTTTGATGCAGTGAGAACAAACTCGACTAGGTCAGAGTGGTTCCAAATACGTGAAATTAGTATGATCTACTctagaaaaaaaaacaatcattTTTTCGTCCCACAAGCCATGTTTTAATCATAATTTTTTGTTCATGCCTGATGGTTTCTGTTCTTCAAGGTGTCTAAGATTCACAACTGAGTTGAATCTAACCTCTCTCATGTAAACAAATCTCAAAATGTTGGTAACTATTGCAATTATGATGATGTATTGAGGTCACTAGAGCTAATTAGCAGACAAATTCTCATTATTGCTTGCTGATCTGGTGATTTGGtagtaataataaataaaaaatgcatTGTTAACAATCATGGTCAAGAAGACAGACTTTGAAAACGAAATCCTGTTAGTCAATGGAGTAGCATCACTTTTCTCTTTAGATCTTAttatttttgttcttgtttatCAATTGCAATGTTATTAATTCTGGTGACTAGCTTTATTGTTGCCTTTTCGTTTTAACTCACTTCCATAACTTTAATCTACCTACTAAGTTTATACGGTTTGGTTTCTGCAAATCTTGCCAATTGATTACCTTGTGGTTTTCTTCTCATTTACTTGTAAATTAAACAAGAATATGTGAACATTTAGCAACAGTGTAATGTAGATGGGGCACACTGGTACTTGACATTTGTACACGAGATTAAATTTGATGTACTTTGTTGTGGGTAGTTGACGACAAACcaagaggaaagggccaagaactTTCCAATAATTGTAAGTTTTATGTTTGATGGCCTCTTTATCCTAGATCTCGATGGTGTCCTTTAAAGCTTTATGTTTGGCTTGCAAAGTTTTATTTTCAGGGTGTTCAATTGTTCTTTCTTGAAGCAAAATGCCAACTATTGCTGAGCTCTCATATATATTCTGTGCTTTTTAGTATTTAACAGGGTGATTTAAGGAgtataacttggccaagtttttGCTTGATGAAGAACTTAATTAACTGGAACAAGTTGCTTTAACTGAATCTGAATGTCGTTCCAAATGTAAATGAGTGAATAAGTTGTGTCAACATCTAAGATGCATTTTATCTTATTCAATGAAGTTATGGCTTTGATCATATTTAAAAGTTGTCATCCAAATTAGATGTATGTTTTGTTAGGACCTTTGtgctcgctagaggggggggtgaatagcatttcgtCGCACTCCTTGCGTCGTTGCTTGCTTtttgtgatgatgtgcagcggaaaatacaagaaacaacacactacaacgctaacacgtagatttacttggtatccacctcaagaagaggtgactagtccaagtatccacacactcacacatcatccactatgaaaacactcctttacggtaactaccgaatgcggagaagccttacaagctcacaatacaacaagaatacaaaGAGAAGTAAATACAAGGGAGATCTTACAAGATtagtacaataaaccctaaccctagttttttcctcttgttgtaactcgcctcttgacttggatgtgcctccAAGAACTTTCAAGAACTAGCGATGAGAATCAAGGAATCGCTGTGGAGCTTTGCTGTGAGCACTCGTAGAGAAGAAACGAAGAAgtgccgaaggaatcgcacgccaatggCTAAAACCTgtgccaacggtcgaatctcaatcgattggattgctcccaatcgattggggaggctttggatcgatcgatcgatcgatccagagc
This window of the Zingiber officinale cultivar Zhangliang chromosome 3B, Zo_v1.1, whole genome shotgun sequence genome carries:
- the LOC121968652 gene encoding auxin-responsive protein SAUR71-like — protein: MKRQIRRGSRVADASDCRPPFAARTPRRRRVPWGHVPVQVGEEMERFAVRAELLGRPAFVELLRRSAQEYGYGQGGVLRIPCPVPLFRRLLLLLSSSSAAASDDDPALEELFRALPADGD